The genomic interval CTCCCCCGCGCCGTCACCGAACGCGTCGCCTACGTGCCCGGAACGGCCTTCTTCTACGACGGCCAAGGCGCCGACCACATGCGGCTCTCGTTCTGCTACCCCACCCCCGAACGGATCCGTGAGGGCGTGCGGAGGCTCGCTTCGGTCGTCAACGCCGAGTCCGACCTGGTCCAACTCTTCGGCACTCACGCGGAACGCGACGAGGACCCGCGCGACGCCGAGTACCCGGCACCCGACCTCGCCTGACACCCCGCGACTCGCTCCCGACCACGACCAGAGCAGGTGAAGCGCGCATGACTCCCCAGATCTCATCCCTTTCGCTACCCGACGGACACGGCGTCGATGTCGTGGCTCCCGGCCTGAGCGGACCACCCGCACCCACGCGCGCCACGCCGTCCCGCGGACTGTCCGTCCTTGTGCTCGCGGGTGGACTGTCCCACGAACGCGACGTCTCGCTCCGATCCGGTCGGCGCGTTGCCGAGGCCCTCCGCGCGGCCGGCGCCGACGTGTCCCTTCACGACGTCGACTCCCAGCTCCTCCGCCACCTTGACGCGCAGCGTCCCGATGTCATCTGGCCGCTGCTGCACGGCGCCGGAGGCGAGGACGGCTCGCTTCGCGACGTCCTCGAACTCTTCGGTGTGCCCTACGTCGGGACCGGCCCGCGTGCCAGCCGGCGTGCATGGGACAAGCCCATCGTGAAGGAACAGCTCCTCGCCGCTGGACTCTCCACTCCCGACTGGCTGACTCTCCCCCAGGACCTCTTCCGCGATCTCGGTGCCCAAGGGGTACTGACCATCGTCTCTGAGCGCTTCGGCCTGCCCGTCGTTGTCAAGCCCACGCGTGGCGGCTCCGCGCTCGGCGTCACGCGCGTGCATCGCCCCGAGGACCTCGCGCGCGCCATGGTCGACTGCTTCGCCTACGGGAACTGCGCACTCATCGAACGTGCCATCGACGGCGTCGAGCTCGCCGTCTCGGTTGTCGACGGACCCGACGGACCCGTCGCCCTACCGCCGGTCGAGGTCGTCGTCGACGGCACATATGACTATGACGCTCGATACAACGCCGGGCGTGTCGAGTACTTCGTCCCGGCGCGCCTGACCTCCGAGCAGGCGGAGTGCGTCGCCCGAACCGCGGTCACGGCACACACGGCACTGGAGTTGCGCCACCTCTCGCGGACCGACCTGATCCTCCAGCCCGACGGCGTGGCCCAGGTGCTCGAGGTCAACGTGGCGCCAGGAATGACGGAGACGTCGCTCTTTCCTCAAGCTGCGACCGCCGCAGGGCACAACCTCGCCGCGCTCTACCGACGCCTCGCCGAAACCGCCGCCCGAGAGACGGTCCCGCTCGCGGTCACCGCTCGCTGAGCGCCGTTCCACACGCTGCCTCTCAGCAGGGCCATCTGGAGACGGCTCCGCGTGCTGCCCTGCACATCGGTGCCCTTCGCGAGCGTGCAACCTCTCGCGTCCCGCGATACCCCGTGTTTCACGTGAAACGCTCGTCGGCGGGAGGCGCGCGACCGCGACCCGTCAGAGGCGCCGCACGATGATGGGCCGCCGTTTCACGTGAAACGACGGCCCATCATTCTTCTCGCTCCCACATGTCGGCGCCATCGACGCGCCGTCACCGGGTGACTACTTGAGCAGCCCAGGATCGGTCGGTGCCATGACCGCAAGAATCCGGTTGAGGTCCTCGACGGACGCAAACTCCACCGTGAGTCGGCCCTTCGACTTGCCCACCTGCACCTTGACGCGTGTCTCGAACAGATCTGACAGTCGACCGGCAAGGTCATCAACCGCGACGCTTCGCTGCCCGGCCCGCGGCGCCCGGCGGCGAGGTTCGTCTCCCTCCGAAGCTCGCAGTGTCACGATCTCTTCGGTTGCCCGAACCGAGAGACCCTCAGACACGATCCGCTGGGCGAGCCTCTCGATCTCCGCCCCGTCTGAGAGGCTCAGCAGGGCCCTCGCGTGACCGGCGGAGAGGATGCCTGCCGCAACCCTCCTCTGGACGAGCGGAGGCAGCTTCAGCAGGCGCAACGTGTTGGAGATCTGCGGACGACTCCGCGCGATCCTTGTGGCAAGTTCTTCGTGCGTGCAGCCGAAGTCATCCAGAAGCTGCCGATACGCCGCGGCTTCCTCGAGCGGATTGAGCTGTGCACGATGGAGATTCTCGAGCAGCGCGTTGCGGAGCATGTCCGCGTCGTCGGTCTCGCGAATGATCGCCGGCACCGTCTCGAGCCCGGCGAGCTGAGTGGCTCTCCATCGCCGCTCACCCATGATGAGCTCGTAGTGGCCGTCACCGTCCCGGTCGGGCCGCACGACGATCGGCTGGAGTACGCCGATCTCTTTGATCGACGCCACCAGTTCGTCGAGCTCAGCCTCGTCGAAGACCGTACGTGGCTGCCACGTGTTCGGGCGGATCGCACCCACGGGCAGCTCCGCGAAGGACGCTCCCGGGACTGGAAGGAGATCGTCCGCTCCGTACTCCTCCCCCACCACGGAGACAGCACCCTCGACGCCCCCGCCCACGTCGGCCGTTTCACGTGAAACAGCGTCGACGGTCGCGGGAGACCCGCCGTCCTGGGAGCGCTGTGACCCCAGTGCGTCGTGCGGGACGCGAACCGCTCCGATGGCCGTCACCGTCGCGAGGTTGTCTGAAGCGAGGGGAATGGGTCCGCTCACGGTCCCGATCTCGGCAGGACCGCTGCCCACCGGATCCTCCCCGAGGTGCCGCGTCGTTGCGTCCGAAGAAGACGGCGCACTCACCGTGCCCAACGACAGGTCGGCTCCGCCTCCCTCGTCAGCACGCTCCGGCGACGCCTGGCGTGGAGACCCTCCAGACCGGATCGCGAGGCGGCCGCTCGACATCGCGGCATCCCACGATGTCGAGCGCACGCTCGTCGTCCCGATCTTCGCTCCAGCCGAGGAACCGTCCGGAGCCGCGTCATCCCGAGCGGTTGTCCCCGACTCGGTGCCCAGCTCTGGGTCGGTCGTGGTGACGTCCGCCCGTTCCTCGCTGCCCGTTCCTCCACTCGAGGCTGGCCGCCGTGCCGATCGATCGCCTCCCGGGAAGAAGACATCGACGGGGCGATCGCCTTCCGGCCCCGACGGGATCAACGCGCCCAGTCCGCGGCCAAGTCCACGTCGCTTCTGAGCACTCATCGCCGATCCCCCGTTTCGATACGCCTTCTCACAGTCACCGTTGGCTACCTCTGCTACGTCGTGGTCGCTTGGGTCGGACTCGCCGATCTTCTGGCGGCTGGCGCGGAGCCGTCTGGGCTGGCATCGAGGCTACGCGTGTTCGTGCAGGTCAGCGCGCTCAACGGCACGCTCGGCGAGCTCGCGCGCGGCCTCAAGATACGCAAGGGCGCCAGTCGACGAAGGGTCGTAGGTCATGACGGTCTGGCCATGGCTCGGAGCCTCCGAGATTCGCACCGAACGGGGAACCGTCGTCTTCAGGGTCTGCTCCGGGAAGTGAGTCCGAACCTCGTCGGCCACTTGCTGGGCGAGGTTCGTTCGTCCGTCATACATCGTCAGCAGGATCGTCGAGACGCTGAGTTCCGGGTTGAGGTGTGCTCTGATGAGCTCGATGGTCTTCAGGAGCTGGCTCAGCCCCTCCAGCGCGTAGTACTCGCACTGGATGGGGATCAGGACCTCGCGAGCGACGACGAAGGCGTTGACCGTGAGCAGGCCAAGGCTCGGCGGGCAGTCCACGAGCACATAGTCGATCGGCGCCTCGCCACTCTCCGCACGCTCGGCAAGGTACCTGTCGAGTGCCCGGCGCAGCCGTGTTTCACGTGAAACAAGCGAGACAAGCTCGATCTCCGCGCCAGACAGGTCGATCGTCGCGGGGACGGCCCACAGCCCTGGAATATCTGGGCACTCCTGGATCGCCGAGGCCAGCGGTGCGTCCTCGACCAAGACCTCGTAGATCGACTGTGTTCCCGCCCGGTGCTCGATGCCGAGAGCGGTCGAGGCGTTGCCCTGCGGGTCGTTGTCGATCACCAGCACGTTCAGTCCCGCATGAGCAAGACCGGCGGCAAGGTTGACCGTCGTGGTCGTCTTTCCGACCCCGCCCTTCTGGTTGGCCACCGTCAGGATGCGTGTCTGTGCGGGCCGCGGAAACCGCCGCCCTTCGAGGTCGATCCGCCGGCGCGCGTCCACCGCAAGCTGCGCCGCTAGCGGCGTGTCCTCATCTGCTTCTGGGATGGTGTCGATCAGGGCCGCCCGACTCCTTTCGCCCCCGCAGCCCAAGGGCCGACGAGGCCCGGCACGCCCCCGCCTGCGTCTTCCGCAGACGGTGCGTCCTCCGCGGGTTGCCTCGAGATCGATCCCGCATCGACGGCGATCGTGCCAAGAGCAGATCCGTCCTGCGGAACAGCAAGTGCCACCGCAGGCATCCGCACTTCGGTGGGCGTCGGAACTGCAGGGGCGAAGCCACCCCCACCGTCTCTTCGCTCCTCGCTCACAGCCGTCGGTTCCGCAGGTGGCGGCGCCTCGCCCTCATCCGCTCCAGGCACCATCGAGAACGACACGTCTGCTTCCCTCTCCCCCACCTGGTTTCCGTGCACCGCGAGAACAAGGCCGTTGGCCGCATTGCTCGGCCGAGTCTCCGTAGAGTGCTCAGACGAGACGGCGTCGGCGGATCCGGATCCGCCGGACTCCCGTTCAGCATGGAAGGGTTCCGTCGATGCTGCGGGAGCTTGCTCGCCGCTCGCAACGACGCTCCATCGCACTCTGGGCTGAGCCTCACCGGTGTCAGGGCCGGCCGTGTGCTCGGCGCTCACCGCTCCCGAGGTGCTGCCTGTCGATTC from Xylanimonas allomyrinae carries:
- a CDS encoding D-alanine--D-alanine ligase family protein, with translation MTPQISSLSLPDGHGVDVVAPGLSGPPAPTRATPSRGLSVLVLAGGLSHERDVSLRSGRRVAEALRAAGADVSLHDVDSQLLRHLDAQRPDVIWPLLHGAGGEDGSLRDVLELFGVPYVGTGPRASRRAWDKPIVKEQLLAAGLSTPDWLTLPQDLFRDLGAQGVLTIVSERFGLPVVVKPTRGGSALGVTRVHRPEDLARAMVDCFAYGNCALIERAIDGVELAVSVVDGPDGPVALPPVEVVVDGTYDYDARYNAGRVEYFVPARLTSEQAECVARTAVTAHTALELRHLSRTDLILQPDGVAQVLEVNVAPGMTETSLFPQAATAAGHNLAALYRRLAETAARETVPLAVTAR
- a CDS encoding ParB/RepB/Spo0J family partition protein, with product MSSGRLAIRSGGSPRQASPERADEGGGADLSLGTVSAPSSSDATTRHLGEDPVGSGPAEIGTVSGPIPLASDNLATVTAIGAVRVPHDALGSQRSQDGGSPATVDAVSRETADVGGGVEGAVSVVGEEYGADDLLPVPGASFAELPVGAIRPNTWQPRTVFDEAELDELVASIKEIGVLQPIVVRPDRDGDGHYELIMGERRWRATQLAGLETVPAIIRETDDADMLRNALLENLHRAQLNPLEEAAAYRQLLDDFGCTHEELATRIARSRPQISNTLRLLKLPPLVQRRVAAGILSAGHARALLSLSDGAEIERLAQRIVSEGLSVRATEEIVTLRASEGDEPRRRAPRAGQRSVAVDDLAGRLSDLFETRVKVQVGKSKGRLTVEFASVEDLNRILAVMAPTDPGLLK
- a CDS encoding ParA family protein, with translation MDARRRIDLEGRRFPRPAQTRILTVANQKGGVGKTTTTVNLAAGLAHAGLNVLVIDNDPQGNASTALGIEHRAGTQSIYEVLVEDAPLASAIQECPDIPGLWAVPATIDLSGAEIELVSLVSRETRLRRALDRYLAERAESGEAPIDYVLVDCPPSLGLLTVNAFVVAREVLIPIQCEYYALEGLSQLLKTIELIRAHLNPELSVSTILLTMYDGRTNLAQQVADEVRTHFPEQTLKTTVPRSVRISEAPSHGQTVMTYDPSSTGALAYLEAARELAERAVERADLHEHA